A stretch of Cyanobacteria bacterium FACHB-DQ100 DNA encodes these proteins:
- a CDS encoding IS1 family transposase produces MQCPECQSTHIRKNGKRKGKQNHI; encoded by the coding sequence ATGCAGTGCCCTGAATGCCAATCCACTCATATTCGCAAGAATGGAAAACGCAAAGGCAAGCAAAATCATATTTG